The stretch of DNA TTGTTTCTACATCTCCCGGCTGTACGGAAGAGGGGTTGTAGAGAAACTCACCTCTAAGGCTGGCCTTGAGGGTGTTGACAGGTTTTTCGACCGTTACGGAGACTACGCCGTTTTGGTGGCCCGTCTCCTCCCCTTCGTCTCCTTTGACATAGTGAGCTACGGTGCCGGTCTTACGTCGATGAAGTTCTGGCCTTTTTTTATCGCCACAGGGATAGGCCAGCTCCCCGCCACTATCGTCTACTCTTACGTAGGAGGTATGCTGACCGGAGGGACGAGGCTTTTCGTCACAGGACTTCTTATCCTGTTTGCCATGTCGACTTTTATCGCTCTATGGAAGAAGATTCATAACGATAAGATTGTCGCTAAGGTAGCCAAACCGTCCGGCGATGTCCACTGATATCCCCTCGGTCTCCTCTTTCGTCGAGAGTTGCTTAAAATGGTAAAGGCCTACAGCGGTTAGGGGAATGACCTCTGTAGGCTCACCAGTTTATATTGAGAGGGGCCTTTTTTGTGAAGATTTTGGCTTTAGACGGAAGTCCCAGAGGGGCTGAGGGCAATTCTCAGGCGATGGTTGACCGTTTTTCAAAGGGGCGGAGACTAAGACCATATACGTCAAGGATCTTTCCGTAGGGTTCTGCAAGGGATGTTTCTCCT from Dethiosulfovibrio salsuginis encodes:
- a CDS encoding TVP38/TMEM64 family protein, whose translation is MFPDCKGSKWLKFLLPVLVLALLLFLRPTREWLFDLVDLFHQLDVGVIREYILSFGIWAPVISFWLMIFQSVVAPLPAFLITFANAGLFGWWKGAILSWSSAMAGAALCFYISRLYGRGVVEKLTSKAGLEGVDRFFDRYGDYAVLVARLLPFVSFDIVSYGAGLTSMKFWPFFIATGIGQLPATIVYSYVGGMLTGGTRLFVTGLLILFAMSTFIALWKKIHNDKIVAKVAKPSGDVH